The following proteins come from a genomic window of Flavobacteriaceae bacterium MAR_2010_188:
- a CDS encoding 3',5'-cyclic AMP phosphodiesterase CpdA encodes MIKIGISLLFKTLLFSLLMLGISFRGNTQTFARGTVYYDKNENGNKNRSEPGISNIAVSNGEEVVLTDSSGEYKLQVAEDDIIFIIKPSSYKLSDLQNEESRFYYIHKPAGSPNAKYPGVKPTGRLPKSIDFGLVKQDESKDFTALIFGDPQPRNREELSFFEKSIIQDIDKSSDVAFGISLGDLVWNDLELFEPYQKAIDKLGIRWYDVMGNHDMNLDAKSDQLSDETFEAHFGPSSYSYNYGKSHFIILDDMLFPDPRDTKGYWGGFTPKQLKFIENDLKHVPKDYLIVLAFHIPISEPEGDSFRDEDREKLFELLKEFPHTLSLSAHTHIQRQDLFDIENGWKGQGIHHHYNVGTTCGDWNSGEIVNGAPAAEMRDGTPKGYAFLKINGNEYSIDYKVAGEPKEYQIRLFAPKVMAQNVTSKAGMYANFFMGSQRDEVQYRIDDGEWNSMRYVEDYDPTYANMVYDWDLSETLINGRRPSNPIESKHLWYGNLPTKLEAGVHKIEVKATDMFGQIHTAKSSYRLE; translated from the coding sequence ATGATTAAAATAGGAATTAGCCTTCTATTTAAAACCTTATTATTTTCATTATTGATGTTGGGTATTTCCTTTAGAGGAAATACCCAAACTTTTGCCAGAGGTACTGTTTACTATGATAAGAATGAAAATGGTAATAAAAATAGGAGCGAACCGGGAATTTCAAATATAGCAGTCAGTAATGGTGAGGAGGTCGTACTTACGGATTCGTCAGGAGAATATAAATTGCAGGTGGCAGAAGATGATATCATATTTATCATTAAACCGAGCAGCTATAAGCTTTCTGATTTACAGAATGAGGAATCTAGATTCTATTATATTCATAAGCCCGCCGGTTCCCCAAACGCCAAATATCCTGGAGTAAAACCCACAGGAAGGTTGCCTAAATCAATCGATTTTGGACTGGTAAAGCAGGATGAAAGCAAGGATTTTACCGCGCTGATATTTGGTGATCCGCAGCCAAGAAATCGCGAAGAACTTAGCTTTTTTGAAAAAAGTATTATTCAAGATATTGACAAAAGCTCAGATGTAGCCTTCGGAATTAGCCTTGGTGATTTGGTATGGAATGATTTAGAATTGTTTGAACCTTATCAGAAAGCGATAGACAAGCTAGGCATTAGATGGTATGATGTCATGGGAAATCACGACATGAACCTTGATGCTAAAAGCGACCAACTTTCAGATGAAACCTTTGAGGCTCATTTTGGTCCCTCTTCCTATTCCTATAATTATGGTAAATCGCATTTTATCATTCTGGATGATATGCTGTTTCCTGATCCACGAGATACAAAAGGATATTGGGGAGGATTCACTCCAAAGCAGCTAAAATTTATAGAAAACGATTTAAAACATGTGCCGAAGGATTATCTAATTGTGTTAGCTTTTCATATCCCCATTAGCGAACCAGAAGGCGATTCATTTAGAGATGAGGACCGGGAAAAACTGTTCGAGTTATTAAAGGAATTTCCGCATACTCTGTCCCTTTCGGCACATACTCATATACAGCGACAAGATTTATTCGATATTGAAAATGGCTGGAAAGGCCAAGGAATTCATCATCATTATAATGTAGGTACAACTTGTGGAGATTGGAACTCGGGAGAAATCGTCAATGGTGCTCCTGCAGCCGAAATGCGTGACGGAACTCCCAAAGGATATGCATTTTTAAAAATTAATGGCAATGAATATTCCATAGATTATAAAGTGGCGGGAGAGCCTAAGGAGTATCAAATACGATTATTTGCACCAAAAGTTATGGCGCAGAACGTAACTTCTAAAGCGGGTATGTATGCTAATTTTTTTATGGGCTCCCAACGAGATGAAGTGCAATACAGAATTGACGATGGCGAATGGAACTCTATGCGTTATGTAGAAGATTACGATCCAACTTATGCTAACATGGTTTACGATTGGGACCTTTCAGAAACACTTATAAACGGAAGAAGACCTTCTAACCCGATAGAAAGCAAACATTTGTGGTACGGTAATTTACCCACCAAATTAGAGGCTGGCGTTCATAAAATAGAAGTAAAAGCAACAGATATGTTTGGTCAGATACACACCGCTAAGAGTAGTTACCGACTAGAATAG
- a CDS encoding glycerol uptake facilitator protein yields the protein MSQFIAEFVGTLFLILIGNGVVANVVLKDTKGFNGGWIVITTGWALAVFTGVVIAAPYSGAHLNPAVTIGLAIAGEFAWQQVPEFILAQMLGAMAGSFLVWIMYKDHFNRTHDALLKRAAFCTSPAIKNVFSNFLSEVIGTFTLIFVIFYVTDPVMSGDAATPIGMGSLGAIPVTFLVWAIGLALGGTTGYAINPARDLGPRIIYSIIPQKEKGKSDWGYAWIPVLAPLTGAGLAAFIFLFLNN from the coding sequence ATGTCGCAATTTATAGCAGAATTTGTTGGAACCTTATTTCTTATTCTTATTGGGAATGGCGTAGTTGCTAACGTAGTCTTAAAAGACACCAAAGGATTTAATGGTGGGTGGATTGTAATTACCACCGGATGGGCCTTGGCCGTTTTCACTGGTGTGGTTATTGCCGCTCCTTACAGTGGTGCTCATTTAAACCCTGCGGTAACAATCGGATTGGCGATTGCAGGCGAATTTGCCTGGCAACAAGTGCCCGAATTTATCTTGGCCCAAATGTTAGGTGCTATGGCAGGAAGTTTTTTGGTCTGGATTATGTACAAAGATCATTTCAATAGAACACATGACGCTCTCTTAAAAAGAGCAGCGTTTTGCACTTCTCCCGCAATCAAGAACGTATTTTCTAACTTTTTGAGCGAGGTAATCGGCACCTTTACTTTGATTTTTGTAATATTCTATGTAACCGACCCCGTGATGAGCGGTGATGCCGCAACTCCTATAGGAATGGGTTCTTTAGGGGCGATTCCTGTTACTTTTTTAGTATGGGCCATCGGTCTGGCGCTTGGAGGAACAACAGGGTACGCCATCAATCCTGCGAGGGACTTAGGACCAAGAATTATCTATTCTATAATTCCTCAGAAAGAAAAAGGGAAGAGCGATTGGGGCTATGCATGGATACCCGTTTTGGCACCATTAACCGGAGCAGGCCTTGCTGCCTTTATATTTTTATTCTTGAATAATTAG
- a CDS encoding glycerol kinase translates to MSKYILALDQGTTSSRAIIFNKEGKAISTTQREFKQIFPKPGWVEHDPNEILSTQIGVAAEAVSQGKLKSDDIEAIGITNQRETTVVWDKETGEPVYNAIVWQDRRTSDYCDQLIKDGHEDMVREKTGLVIDSYFVSTKVKWILDNVEGAREKANKGQLLLGTIDSWLVWNLSGRESHITDITNASRTMLYNIKDLKWDDELLELFEIPKSMLPEVVESSGKLAITSGAIFSKKIPITGIAGDQHASLFGQMCLKPGMVKNTYGTGCFMLMNIGDKPIVSKNRLITTIAWKINGKVSYAFEGSIFIAGAVVQWLRDGLQMINSASEIEDLAAKVEDAGGVYFVPAFTGLGAPYWNQHARGTITGITRGTTKNHIARAALESIAYQTYDVLKAMEADSDLKIKELRVDGGATENDLLMQFQSDILNTKILRTQTSEITALGAAYLAGLGIGFWDSIEEVEKKWEQRKTYSPKKIDTEMLINGWQSSIRATNSCSTK, encoded by the coding sequence ATGTCAAAATATATACTTGCTCTTGATCAGGGTACCACAAGTTCTAGAGCCATTATCTTTAATAAAGAAGGCAAAGCAATATCTACAACCCAGCGTGAGTTTAAACAGATTTTTCCAAAACCAGGATGGGTGGAGCATGACCCCAATGAAATTTTGTCAACCCAAATTGGAGTTGCGGCAGAAGCGGTTTCTCAGGGCAAACTGAAATCTGACGACATAGAAGCTATAGGTATTACCAACCAAAGAGAAACTACGGTAGTTTGGGATAAAGAAACAGGAGAGCCGGTATATAATGCTATTGTATGGCAAGATAGAAGAACTTCGGATTATTGTGACCAATTAATAAAAGATGGCCATGAAGATATGGTGAGGGAAAAAACCGGACTCGTCATCGATTCTTACTTTGTATCTACAAAGGTTAAGTGGATTTTAGATAACGTAGAAGGAGCAAGGGAAAAAGCCAATAAAGGACAGCTATTACTTGGTACAATTGATTCTTGGCTGGTTTGGAATTTAAGCGGAAGAGAAAGCCATATTACAGATATCACCAATGCGTCACGTACGATGCTTTACAATATTAAAGATCTTAAATGGGACGATGAGTTACTAGAACTTTTCGAAATACCCAAGTCTATGCTTCCGGAGGTTGTAGAATCAAGTGGAAAGTTGGCCATTACTTCCGGTGCCATTTTTTCAAAGAAAATACCAATTACTGGTATTGCCGGCGATCAACATGCATCCCTCTTTGGGCAAATGTGCTTAAAACCCGGAATGGTAAAAAATACTTATGGTACAGGCTGTTTTATGCTCATGAATATTGGTGATAAGCCAATAGTATCCAAGAATAGACTTATAACTACGATTGCCTGGAAAATTAATGGGAAGGTAAGTTATGCGTTTGAAGGAAGCATATTTATAGCTGGTGCAGTTGTACAGTGGTTAAGAGACGGTTTACAAATGATTAACAGCGCTAGTGAGATTGAAGATCTCGCTGCTAAAGTTGAAGATGCAGGGGGCGTTTACTTTGTCCCGGCGTTTACTGGGTTGGGCGCACCATACTGGAATCAACATGCCCGGGGAACCATAACCGGGATTACACGAGGCACCACCAAGAACCACATTGCCAGAGCAGCATTAGAAAGTATTGCATATCAAACTTATGATGTGTTAAAGGCGATGGAGGCTGATTCTGACCTTAAAATAAAGGAATTACGTGTAGACGGAGGAGCCACCGAAAATGACTTATTGATGCAATTTCAATCCGATATTCTAAACACAAAAATTCTGAGAACTCAAACTTCCGAAATCACCGCTTTAGGAGCGGCATATCTCGCCGGGTTAGGAATTGGATTTTGGGATAGCATAGAAGAAGTCGAGAAAAAGTGGGAACAAAGAAAAACGTATTCTCCTAAAAAAATCGATACAGAAATGCTTATTAACGGCTGGCAAAGTTCTATTAGAGCCACCAATTCATGTTCAACCAAATAA
- a CDS encoding TonB-linked outer membrane protein, SusC/RagA family, with translation MKKKILLLNFIFFCCLSTTWAQQYVANGKVADKSGIPLPGATVLEKGTSNGVVTDFNGDFSIEVANENAILQISYLGFETIDIAANDPNLSGITISEEANSLNEVIVTALGIKRDEKKLGFSQATVNSEKLSQAVPTNWSSGLKGKVAGLNIISSGSGPVNSQQITLRGNNSLNPNGNAALIVVDGVPISSEMTTSGSGSAYGGTDSPIDYGNSISDINTDDIESVTVLKGPGATALYGSRAANGALIITTKSGTQSKGLGVTYTSSVILDVIQRWPDWQYEYGQGTGKSFDENDNPYYSYGSSEDGRNTGSTSSAWGPRFEGQSFFQYDPDLEGQGTERTPWRPYKDNRKAFWRTGVTSMHNVSLQGSSDKGSMRASVGYMDNEWIMPNTGYGRLTASVNANYQISDKIKINSVINYNNRNSDNLPSTGYNNGSIAYFMIFQNPNVDLDWYRPIWEQGQENIQQIQPFSSFIDNPYLIAYEATNSLTSSQLTGTLSANVELSPNLDLLLRTALNTYNQDREQHRPYSINRYSRGYFEAQDIWKQEVNSDFLLTYNKDISDDLSINVSAGGNLRDYKYRRTDASVDGLVVPGVYKLANGINSPIINTYDRNKKVNSLYGLASFSFKDYIFLDVTGRNDWSSTLPVENSSFFYPSVNTSFILSDIFNLKSDNLSYLKYRFSYAQVGNDTDPYKTSKYYSQNAFPSSATVPTTLYNPNFKPEITTSYETGIESRFFKNRLKFDGTVYQTTTKNQIISVPLDITTGYSYGVLNSGEVRNRGVELTFNGKVFDNEKFKWNSTLTWSKNWNRVMELADGIDNQQEIGSGGSATLIAKVGGTTTAIYGYGFVRSPEGEIVYDRGGLPAYPDEIQYIGDASPDWEAGFYNSFQLGNFTLNVMLDGKYGGIIYSQTHHKLTQQGKLRSNFMGREDGFIIGDGVVENEDGSFSENTKEVLPPDYYNRYYRRANVESNSFDASYLKLRELSLQYNFSKDFLKDTPILGLTISVFGRNLATISDFPIYDPETAALNGDTLLPGLELGQMPSPASYGLNLKVNF, from the coding sequence ATGAAAAAAAAGATCCTTTTGTTAAATTTCATTTTCTTTTGTTGTCTAAGCACAACATGGGCCCAACAGTATGTGGCAAATGGAAAAGTGGCCGACAAATCTGGTATACCATTGCCCGGTGCCACAGTCCTAGAAAAGGGCACTAGTAATGGTGTTGTGACTGATTTTAATGGTGACTTTAGTATAGAAGTTGCTAATGAAAACGCAATCCTTCAAATATCTTATCTCGGATTTGAAACAATCGACATAGCAGCGAATGATCCAAATTTATCAGGAATCACGATTTCTGAAGAAGCTAATTCACTTAACGAAGTTATAGTTACTGCGTTAGGTATTAAACGAGATGAAAAGAAGCTAGGTTTCTCCCAAGCGACAGTTAATTCTGAAAAACTTTCACAGGCAGTACCAACTAATTGGTCATCTGGTTTAAAAGGAAAGGTTGCTGGACTAAATATTATTTCTTCCGGCTCAGGTCCCGTTAACTCCCAACAGATTACCTTAAGAGGAAATAATTCCTTGAATCCTAATGGCAATGCCGCTTTAATCGTTGTAGATGGAGTTCCCATTAGTTCAGAAATGACTACTTCTGGATCTGGTAGCGCCTATGGTGGTACTGATTCTCCGATTGATTATGGCAATTCAATTTCTGACATAAATACAGACGACATTGAAAGTGTAACGGTCTTGAAAGGCCCCGGAGCAACTGCCCTTTACGGAAGTCGTGCGGCGAATGGAGCGCTTATTATCACCACAAAATCTGGCACACAATCAAAAGGACTTGGAGTTACTTATACATCAAGTGTTATTTTGGATGTCATACAGCGATGGCCTGATTGGCAGTACGAATATGGTCAGGGAACGGGAAAATCTTTTGATGAAAATGATAATCCATACTATTCTTACGGGTCTTCTGAAGATGGTAGAAATACAGGTAGTACCAGTAGTGCTTGGGGCCCACGATTTGAGGGCCAAAGTTTTTTCCAGTACGATCCAGATCTTGAAGGCCAAGGAACCGAAAGAACCCCATGGAGACCATATAAGGATAATAGAAAGGCTTTTTGGAGAACCGGTGTCACATCCATGCACAATGTTTCACTACAAGGCTCAAGCGACAAAGGTAGCATGAGAGCCTCAGTGGGATATATGGACAATGAATGGATTATGCCCAATACTGGTTATGGTAGGCTTACCGCTTCAGTAAATGCGAATTACCAGATATCTGATAAGATTAAAATAAATTCTGTAATAAACTATAACAATAGAAACAGTGATAACCTTCCTAGTACGGGTTATAACAATGGTTCTATTGCTTATTTCATGATTTTTCAGAATCCCAATGTTGATCTTGATTGGTACCGCCCAATTTGGGAGCAAGGTCAGGAAAACATTCAGCAGATTCAGCCATTTAGTTCTTTTATAGATAATCCTTATCTAATCGCTTATGAAGCCACAAACTCGTTGACGAGCAGCCAGCTTACTGGAACACTTTCTGCAAATGTCGAATTATCGCCAAATCTTGACCTGTTATTAAGAACAGCTTTGAATACCTATAATCAAGATCGTGAACAACATCGTCCTTATAGTATTAATAGATATTCAAGAGGTTACTTTGAAGCACAAGATATCTGGAAGCAAGAAGTGAATTCTGATTTCTTACTAACCTACAATAAGGATATTTCGGATGATTTGTCCATTAACGTTTCCGCCGGTGGAAATCTTAGAGATTACAAATACCGCAGAACCGATGCATCAGTGGATGGTTTAGTAGTGCCTGGCGTCTACAAATTGGCAAACGGAATTAATTCGCCTATAATAAACACTTACGATAGAAACAAGAAAGTGAATAGTTTGTACGGTCTTGCTTCCTTCTCTTTTAAAGATTATATTTTCCTTGATGTTACTGGCCGTAACGACTGGTCGAGTACGCTTCCGGTAGAAAATAGTTCATTTTTCTATCCCTCAGTAAATACCAGTTTTATACTATCTGATATTTTTAATTTGAAGAGTGATAATTTAAGTTATTTGAAATACCGCTTCTCTTATGCTCAGGTTGGAAACGATACCGATCCTTACAAGACTAGTAAATATTACAGTCAGAATGCCTTTCCTAGTTCGGCAACAGTTCCCACCACACTTTACAATCCTAATTTTAAACCAGAAATTACTACAAGTTATGAAACCGGTATAGAATCCAGGTTTTTTAAAAACCGTTTAAAATTTGATGGGACCGTTTACCAAACAACAACTAAGAACCAAATTATATCTGTACCTCTAGATATTACTACCGGATATAGCTATGGGGTGCTAAATTCTGGTGAAGTTCGTAACCGTGGAGTAGAATTAACATTTAACGGAAAGGTTTTTGATAATGAAAAATTCAAATGGAACTCTACTTTGACATGGTCCAAAAATTGGAATAGAGTGATGGAACTTGCTGATGGAATAGACAATCAGCAAGAGATAGGCTCTGGTGGTAGCGCAACTTTAATAGCTAAAGTTGGAGGAACAACAACCGCGATCTACGGATACGGTTTTGTTAGGTCTCCAGAAGGTGAGATTGTTTACGATAGAGGTGGCTTACCGGCTTATCCTGATGAGATACAATACATCGGTGATGCAAGTCCAGATTGGGAAGCTGGATTTTATAATAGTTTCCAACTTGGTAACTTTACGTTAAACGTAATGCTCGATGGTAAATACGGAGGAATTATTTACTCACAAACGCATCATAAACTAACGCAACAAGGTAAATTACGTTCTAACTTTATGGGTAGAGAAGATGGATTTATTATAGGAGATGGCGTGGTAGAAAATGAAGATGGGTCGTTCTCAGAAAACACCAAAGAAGTGCTTCCTCCAGATTATTATAACCGCTACTATCGACGAGCGAACGTGGAGTCAAACTCCTTTGATGCTTCTTATTTAAAATTAAGGGAACTTAGTTTACAATATAATTTCTCAAAGGATTTCTTAAAAGACACGCCAATATTAGGCTTGACTATCTCAGTATTTGGAAGAAATCTTGCTACAATTTCGGATTTCCCAATCTATGATCCAGAAACTGCAGCGCTAAATGGTGATACACTCTTGCCGGGTCTAGAATTAGGCCAAATGCCTTCTCCAGCGAGTTACGGATTAAATCTAAAAGTAAATTTTTAA
- a CDS encoding glycerol-3-phosphate dehydrogenase → MNKIPSLNYLNRDRSMVNLNSEEVWDIIIIGGGATGLGVALDASSRGYKTLLLERGDFANGTSSRSTKLAHGGVRYLAQGNLGLVKEALKERGLMLQNAPHLVNLLPFVIASYKWWEKYYYGIGLKIYDWMAKGLRIGKTELISTNKVKDLFTNLNLKGLNGGVRYYDGQFDDTRLALSIAQTSVENEATLLNYFEVKKLIKKNKKVCGVEARDIETGVDYKINSKIVINATGVFADSVLSLDHKKAKPIIKVSQGVHLVFKREFLQSEDALMIPKTSDGRVLFAVPWKNHLLVGTTDTPLKNPTKEPKAFDEEINFILSNLRSYLVKKPTIDDVLSVFAGLRPLVVPTDKKKGTKEISRDHKLIIDKSNLITITGGKWTTYRKMAEDTVDEAIKVGGFEPVSCLTENLKIHGFTNNPLPQNHPLYIYGSDATKIEKIAAENPMYREKLHPLFPHIVAEVIWFIRFEMARTVEDILARRLRMLFLNAQAAIDVAPKIASLLKTELQRDDDWEEKQLQQFLNVAQNYSPKSLRQPNNKKKEINI, encoded by the coding sequence ATGAATAAAATTCCATCATTAAACTACTTAAATCGTGACAGGTCAATGGTTAATCTCAACTCTGAGGAGGTATGGGACATCATTATAATAGGTGGCGGGGCTACCGGTTTGGGAGTTGCATTAGATGCCAGTAGCCGCGGATATAAGACTTTGCTCTTAGAAAGAGGCGACTTCGCAAATGGAACGTCCAGCAGAAGTACAAAACTTGCACATGGTGGAGTTCGCTATCTGGCGCAGGGCAATTTAGGTTTGGTTAAAGAGGCTCTAAAAGAAAGAGGACTGATGCTCCAAAATGCCCCGCACCTTGTTAATTTGTTGCCTTTTGTAATTGCAAGCTATAAATGGTGGGAGAAATATTATTATGGAATAGGTCTTAAGATATATGACTGGATGGCAAAAGGTTTGCGGATTGGAAAAACTGAACTAATAAGCACTAATAAAGTAAAAGACCTTTTTACAAATTTAAACTTAAAAGGACTTAATGGTGGAGTGAGATATTACGATGGTCAATTTGATGACACCAGGCTTGCGCTCAGTATTGCGCAGACCAGCGTAGAAAATGAAGCTACATTACTTAATTATTTTGAAGTTAAAAAACTCATCAAAAAGAACAAAAAGGTTTGTGGAGTAGAGGCAAGGGATATCGAGACTGGTGTAGATTATAAGATTAATTCCAAAATCGTGATAAATGCAACAGGAGTTTTTGCTGATAGCGTGTTATCATTAGACCATAAAAAAGCCAAACCTATTATTAAGGTAAGTCAAGGTGTGCATCTTGTATTTAAAAGAGAGTTTTTACAAAGCGAAGACGCATTAATGATTCCAAAAACCTCAGACGGTCGCGTTCTTTTCGCAGTACCTTGGAAAAATCATCTCTTAGTGGGCACTACCGATACCCCACTTAAAAACCCTACTAAAGAGCCAAAGGCCTTCGATGAAGAAATAAATTTTATCCTCAGCAATCTTCGAAGCTATCTTGTAAAAAAACCTACAATTGACGATGTGCTAAGTGTGTTTGCCGGTTTAAGGCCACTTGTGGTTCCTACTGACAAAAAAAAGGGGACAAAAGAAATATCTAGAGATCACAAATTAATAATCGACAAGTCTAACCTTATTACAATTACTGGAGGAAAATGGACAACATACCGAAAAATGGCTGAGGACACCGTAGACGAGGCGATAAAAGTTGGGGGATTTGAGCCAGTTTCATGTTTAACCGAAAATCTTAAGATTCACGGATTTACCAATAATCCTCTCCCTCAGAACCACCCTTTATATATATATGGAAGTGATGCAACGAAAATCGAAAAGATCGCCGCTGAAAACCCTATGTATCGGGAAAAACTTCACCCTCTTTTTCCTCATATCGTGGCAGAGGTTATTTGGTTTATTCGATTTGAAATGGCCAGAACCGTAGAAGATATTCTTGCCCGAAGACTTAGAATGTTGTTTCTCAACGCGCAAGCAGCCATAGATGTGGCTCCTAAAATAGCGAGTCTTTTAAAAACGGAATTACAGCGAGATGACGATTGGGAAGAAAAACAGCTTCAGCAATTTTTAAATGTCGCACAAAACTATTCTCCTAAGTCGCTAAGACAGCCCAATAATAAAAAGAAAGAAATTAATATATAA
- a CDS encoding Starch-binding associating with outer membrane, with amino-acid sequence MMKKINYLIVVILSCFVFQNCTGDFEEINEDPNRIAEISPGTLINPIIYGLAEHNAGRSASITFDLMQVSVPFPSVSGGLHRYDVSQNIGNSSWYWYYRWLNNIDEMLEASVIAEDENYEAIALTMRAMVFSNLTDMFGPIPFTEATKGEDGNFYPAFDSQEFVYHSILADLERANAIYNTDNSMVYADDILFHNDVSKWQKFTNSLHMRLLLRISNRSETNAFQKLTSMINNPAQYPVFENTEESAILEVTGETPNVSPWGRPQDFRLNVKIAEFFVDNLNQWEDPRRPIIETMAQDSEGNSIGYKGIPSAYAGAESQFEFNASTFNIEQVTNPMEIIILPYSEVAFIKAEVAQRGFITGVEDYYLEGVTAAIEQLGAEVPAGYFDNPEVAYDGSLAQIMLQKYYALYFVDYQQWFEYRRTGLPELPTTEAMENNGIMPARFYYPQDVQINNSEKYQKALELLGGPDDINTKVWWDD; translated from the coding sequence ATGATGAAAAAAATAAATTATTTAATTGTCGTCATATTAAGTTGCTTCGTCTTCCAGAACTGTACCGGAGATTTTGAAGAAATAAATGAGGATCCAAACAGAATTGCAGAAATTAGCCCGGGTACATTAATCAATCCTATCATCTACGGTCTTGCCGAACATAATGCTGGCAGAAGTGCTAGTATAACTTTTGACCTGATGCAAGTTTCCGTTCCTTTCCCTAGTGTTTCTGGAGGTCTACATAGATATGATGTAAGTCAAAATATCGGTAACTCCTCTTGGTATTGGTATTATAGGTGGCTAAATAATATAGATGAGATGTTAGAGGCTTCGGTTATTGCGGAGGATGAAAATTATGAAGCGATTGCTTTAACCATGAGAGCAATGGTCTTCTCTAATCTTACCGATATGTTCGGACCTATACCATTTACCGAAGCAACCAAAGGTGAAGATGGAAATTTCTATCCAGCCTTTGATTCCCAAGAGTTTGTATATCATTCTATACTGGCTGATTTAGAAAGAGCAAATGCCATTTATAATACTGATAATTCTATGGTTTATGCGGATGATATTCTTTTCCACAATGATGTTTCAAAATGGCAGAAGTTTACAAACTCTCTTCATATGAGATTGTTATTAAGGATTTCTAACCGTTCAGAAACAAATGCCTTTCAGAAATTAACATCAATGATCAATAATCCAGCTCAATATCCGGTTTTCGAAAATACAGAAGAGTCTGCTATTTTAGAAGTTACTGGTGAAACTCCAAATGTTTCTCCTTGGGGAAGACCTCAGGATTTTAGATTGAACGTAAAAATTGCGGAGTTTTTTGTAGATAATCTTAATCAATGGGAAGACCCAAGAAGACCTATTATTGAAACAATGGCCCAAGATTCCGAAGGCAATAGTATCGGCTATAAAGGAATACCTAGCGCCTATGCTGGCGCAGAATCTCAATTTGAGTTCAATGCTTCAACTTTCAACATAGAACAGGTAACAAATCCTATGGAGATTATAATCTTACCATATTCAGAAGTAGCATTCATTAAAGCAGAAGTCGCTCAGAGAGGATTTATTACTGGAGTTGAAGACTATTATCTAGAAGGTGTAACCGCTGCAATAGAACAGCTTGGAGCAGAAGTCCCTGCAGGTTATTTTGATAATCCGGAAGTGGCCTACGATGGGTCTCTAGCGCAGATTATGCTACAAAAATATTACGCACTGTATTTTGTGGATTACCAACAGTGGTTTGAATACAGAAGAACTGGGCTGCCAGAATTGCCGACTACAGAAGCAATGGAAAATAATGGTATAATGCCTGCAAGATTTTACTATCCGCAGGACGTCCAAATAAATAATTCTGAAAAATATCAGAAAGCTCTGGAGCTTCTAGGAGGACCAGATGATATTAATACAAAAGTTTGGTGGGATGATTAA
- a CDS encoding transcriptional regulator, DeoR family — MNTVERHKKIIDKINQEGQVKSQVLCDELDVSSVTIRKDLKFLEDKGMLYRMHGGATLNNPYATDRHVSEKEKIHLSEKMRIGGAGAKMVTANDSILIASGTSVLALAKSIKPQENLTVITSALNVALELNKHLEIEVIQLAGILRKRSSSVTGMYAEGNLHDFSCTKLFLGVDGIDLEFGFTTTNVMEARLNREMIKVSQKTIVLADSSKFGKRGFGRICGFDSVDEIITDSKISEFTKGQLEEFGIKVTIV, encoded by the coding sequence ATGAATACAGTAGAGAGGCACAAAAAAATCATTGATAAAATTAACCAAGAAGGGCAGGTAAAAAGTCAGGTATTATGTGACGAACTAGATGTTTCTTCAGTAACTATCAGAAAGGACTTAAAATTTCTAGAAGATAAGGGGATGTTATATCGTATGCATGGAGGCGCCACTCTAAATAATCCGTACGCTACTGATAGACATGTAAGTGAGAAAGAAAAAATTCACTTGTCAGAAAAAATGAGGATAGGAGGTGCCGGTGCAAAAATGGTTACTGCAAACGACTCAATATTAATTGCTTCGGGGACTTCGGTTCTGGCCTTGGCCAAAAGCATTAAACCTCAGGAAAATCTCACCGTTATAACGAGCGCTCTAAACGTTGCGCTAGAACTTAACAAACATCTAGAAATAGAGGTAATTCAACTGGCCGGAATTTTAAGGAAACGTTCATCTTCAGTCACTGGTATGTACGCCGAAGGAAATTTGCATGATTTTTCTTGCACAAAACTTTTTTTAGGCGTGGATGGTATCGATTTAGAATTTGGCTTTACTACCACTAATGTTATGGAAGCTAGGTTAAATCGGGAAATGATTAAAGTTTCTCAAAAGACCATCGTCCTTGCTGATTCTTCCAAATTTGGCAAAAGAGGATTTGGTAGGATTTGTGGTTTTGATAGCGTAGATGAAATTATAACAGACAGCAAGATTTCCGAATTCACTAAGGGCCAATTAGAGGAATTCGGAATTAAAGTAACTATTGTCTAG